From Gossypium raimondii isolate GPD5lz chromosome 11, ASM2569854v1, whole genome shotgun sequence:
ttaatttttatcgattttatgcgtaaaattttgatttgatttaattttcacaagtcactaacaacattatcaaattaataccATTTTACATTGTTATATTAATCCGatatgaaaataattgtatctattcatttctttaaatatgcGCAATTGAACCAATATCAAAACTTCATGCATACACGTGAATCACAATTCAAGTTTTTATCTGTATAATTgtactaaatcaaaattcatgtattaaattgcacattaaactaaaattcttgtgtaaatttgatatttatcccttaAATAATGAAGTCGAATTTAACTGTTCTTTTCCCCCCGAGCTGTTTGTCTTGCTGTGAGTACTAACCAAATACGGCAATTTCACGGGTCGTTTTAGATTCGTAATTGTGCGGCTCTAAATCAGCAGAAGCATAAATGGGGGAGGCGTGTCACGTGGATTGTGGACCACTAGCCACGTGTGAAACAAAGGACAGGCTAGCTGCTTAAAAAAATCGTGGGATAAATCAACATGTAGTCCCTAAACTTAACATTTTTTCTTAGCTTAAtctctgagttttttttttatattaggcttggaaatttgtaacttttttatttgATCCATGAATTTAGATTTCATTAATATTCGACGACCTGGTACTCTAACATGTTCCATGTCATTAcctaaaaagttttaaaaccttataaaaaatacaaaaaaaattataaaagttatagatctttttttattttttaaaaaattttaagtgataTCGTGACACAATCTCAGAATTACACATCAtcgtattttaataaaatccaaatttagggactaaattgagaaaaatttcCAAGTTCCAATATTAATGTAAACCAAATGGTTAAATCACTTTTTGGGGCTTGAACTTGACAACTGCTCCCACATTGggacttaaaattttttccaaGTTAGTCCTTGAACTTGGTAATTGTTCTCACATTGGGGCTTAAACTTTTTTGGATCCAAATTAGTCCTTGATATTTCATTGAATACCTTAAAGTTCAGGCCCCACTATAGAAACAATGGCCAAGTTCAAGGGCtaacttggaaaaaaattcaagcctCGATGTAGGAACAAGTGCTAATTCAGGTTCCAATGTAGGAACAATTACCAAGCACAGGTATTAATTTGGGCCAAAAAAAGTTCACGCCCCTATGTGAGAGTTGTTATGAAGTTCAGTCCCCAATTTGCGGTTTAACCCTAGAGCAAGTAGAAAAGATTGATAAACTCAAGGACTAAATGGTACTTTAATCCTAAAATCTTCTCAAATCTCCCTCCACCAATCATAGACACCGTCCCACGTGCGAGGGTGGACCCCACAATGCGAATGTGGACGCACCAAACAGAAAGTTCCATTTTTGTTTTCCAACCCAGTCcttctttacttttattaatttacattatcatccttttttttcttcatcattATATTCTACccatataacaaaaaataattcaacccattataaaaaaaaatattaatcataaaaattttgattgaattgaaatttcgaagttaatcatatttcaatttaattaaaaaaaagcattCCGTTATTATAAGAAAGGATCATAAACCCCGGgtatgaataataaaatgaacataaaaattataaaaaaatttagtaagaGAAGTGTATAAACAATCATTCGACATTTTTAAATTCAGAACGGGACATAAATTGTTTTGTCACTCTCAAGTAGGGTGTAAACGATACaagaaagccaaaaaaaaaaaagcatttatatttattataaagttGTTGACTGAATTGATGCCATTCGTTAACTGAGTAACTCAATTGCAAAAAGCTAAAAATACCCTCATTTTACAGagtaaattgtattattttaagggtatttttatcacttttatatatttaaatctacATCTTTTTAtagcatttaaaataaaaaaataaaaaatacatttaaaggaaaaacttttttagattttttcaaGATGAAACTCGAActcaaaactttatttaagtGAAAAGATTGGAATATTTTTTGAGGTATCTCGTGATCTTTGATTGGCTTGTTCTTCCCTTACTTTCTCTGTCATTTTCCAAGTTTCAATCCTTTAAGCTCTTaggtttttatatttgttttaggactaatatttatatgatttatgGGTGATCCTTCAGCTTCATATATCCACATGGTAAGTAAcatataattacattataaatgtttttattatatgattatgattatGATCATGatcatgtatatgtatatgtatatgtaggTACACCATCTCATAGAAGAGTGTTTGATCTTCAACATGAGCAAAGAAGAGTGCATGGAAGCTTTGTCTAAGCATGCAAATATTAAACCAGTCATTACTTCCACaggttattaatttaaatttcactcatttattctttttttctaaatacatatgaaaaagaaaattaagggCCTTCAAAGTTCTTCCTTTTGcatcatttaatatatatatatatatatatatatatatatagtttggaATGAGTTGCAGAAAGAAAACAACGAGTTCTTTGAAGCTTACACAAAGGGCagagatcaaagagcaaatgaATTAGAGCAAAGGCAAACCCAGCTTATTAATGCTTCCATTAAAGAGAACCAAAAGAACTAattttatgtatgtatgtatgtatgtatgtatgtatgtatgtatgtataagcCAAGACCAAAGGGCTAAgatgattcaaattttattataatttatttataaaacaaatttataaagttttagcaagaaattaaaaatgaatataagttaatataaacatttctatattaatatagaatttataaattttatgataaatttggtaaattaatacaaaataatatctaaatattaaatcggtaaaataaattttaataattgtaatATCTAAGTATAAATGATACCTAAATATTAATAggtaaaaataaacttaaatgatTATAATATCGGATGCATTTTGAGTATTTAACTTATTCTGAATTTATAAATACCTTGTTCAGAGTAGGCCCAACCGACTTTTAAcagatatatttataaaaatatcccGAACCCCCTTACAAACAATTTTGGCTTCGCCCTTGCCTCTAATCCTctattcatgtttattttaaaatttatttgtgttcAATTTGTATCCattaaaaacttcaaatttgtgttcgtatttatttaaaattatatgtattcgTGTTAGTTGAAATTACACTAAATGAACTTGTTCGTGAACATTAAACGAACATATTTGCAAGCATGTTCCTGAATGTATAATTGAATACGTCATTGAGTAATGCTCgtgaataaaataaacaaataattaattttggattaaaaaaataaacaaatataataatcaataaatttcttttgaaataaatgGCTAGTATCTGGTATACTAGATAACGTAGTTTTTTTTAACTCCACAAACAGAGTTAAAAATTTGCCATTTGTCCCATCTCTTTTATATATGAGTTAATTGCACCAGACATCGCTAAACTATGACCCTCATTCTAAATTGGTCCTCAAATTTCAAAACGTTCTAATTACATTATGAAACTATCAATGTAATATAAATCATGTCCTTCCATTAtagaaacctttaatttaaccattaaatgacAGGTAAAATAGTGGGTTTAACTATGGAATGAATAAATTGGTCAATTTAATGACAACAACcaaagtaacaaaaaaaaaaaagagattgaaatgatcaaaataaGAATAACCTAATTTGAGAGGGACTAACGGGGTAAATTACCctaaaacataataacaaatttcaatttttgacaaattTTCTCTAGAATGCAATTAAGAAATAGAGACATAGGACCAtctacttcttcttctttttttcacttGCATTTTGTATGTGTATTAATGTAATATATGTTGTCCACAAATTAAGCCCAACTGGTTGGACCTTTTACACTACCTTGGTGCTCAACCAAACCTAATTGTCAACCCCACACCAAATTGAGGACCAAAATATCAACTAGAAGTCTAGAACTCGAACTCAAACCTAAATTCGAAGGGTTTTGATTTACAAGTGTCAATTTTTTTCGAATATCGTGTTTCGAAGTAAAACGAATTgttcttttatcaaaatttttaaaaactaaattgaaaataaatttttaaataaaatccaCCCTGTCCCGCTTCACCTCTATTCGATCCGAGACCAGCCGGATGCCATCCCTTGTGCtatatttttgcattaatcataatttaccttccttctttttttaacaaaaaaaaaacatgtttttgaCCAAATCTAAAATTGTGGTAAGCTTCGGCCGAACATTTAAGAGGTTTGTCATTAGGGTGCGATTAAACGAATATAAGACCACTTTTTTCCCTTTGATTTAATTGAGTGAAATTAGGGGTTAAAGCTTTTAGATAAAGAAGAGTGATAATTCAAGAtgatatttaaaacttattaacTTAAGCTATGGTCAATTTAATTAGTACGACTGCTTATAACTTTGACTACTCTCAATTTGCCAACTTGCTAACTATTCAACATGCCATTTAAATTTAAGGTCCctaaaataagttgaaaaacTCGGTTAGTAATCTGAATCGATCGTATCATAACTCGAACTAAAGTCAgacactaaaattcaaatttaaacgcTCGAATTATTTCGACTTCAATTTCGTTAACACAGCCAATGAGTTGAAATAAGTAATAATCAATATTATGACCAATTGACCATATTGTTTTAAATCACGTGCGTTTAATGATTTGTTAAATGTATTTGTTGGAGTGAGTCCAATGACTAATCTTCTGCACTCTGTAAGCCCGTTAAGGGAATAAACGTTGATAACGAATTTTAAAATTGCTCCATACCCGAAACGAGGATCGAATCCTCGGATTATTGATGTGCTTGACATCAAATTTGAACTTGAATAGTCTATTAAAAGTTTCTAATAAAGTCATTTGTGAAATTaggtttattttggtttaagtcTTATTGCAAATTAAGTTTCGTGCTTTAtgatgttgttttttttattgtactTGTTTAGATATATTAATTGTAATCATGGTTATACTTGTGAATATTTTATGTGAATTGATTCTTCAAAGAAGTTTTCGAAGTGACATTAGTCGAGAGTCGAAGGGTTCCTCAATGAGTCAATATTGTTGTCCTTTGGTAGGCAGGTGTATGCCACACACAGTCCAAGCTGACTAGACGCTCCCTCTCTATTAAACCCATTACCTCAAGCACTCCAGCTCTTCATAGAGTTATGAGACAAAACTTCGATTAAGGACAATATGGACATGTTGAGGGATCTATTATTTCCCGATGAATGATactttaaatacttttttaactaataataaaaataccaaaacctTGGAACaagttaatttttaactaaattttgtaTCTAAAGaaatcttaattttgaaatgaGAGGTTTTATATTAGGATAAGCTGCATCGAGTCAcctaattattagtaaaaattttTGGTGACCTAACtattaaaagttacaaaatagtcactaaactattcaacttttttcctttttgtcaccagttgtaaaattactaatatAAAGATAACTCGAGATAGTTGTTACTATTGGAAGTGTGAAGAATTATGGAGATACATGGGCACATCATGACTTGAACCACCAACCAAGACCTTATAGGTGACGTGCTTGTAAACACGGTATCACTTGAGCCACATAATTAACaaggttaaatttttaaatattaaaaacattttgacataatgtataaatgttgatggttgaatttgctattataccaattttaaaagctaccACATCACCTTCTCATTACCCATTTAAGGGTTGGTGAAAAAAGAGAGAGGTAAAATCGAATAGTTTAGTAAtcaatttgtaacttttcaCAAGTAGgtgataaaaaaaacttattaataattaggTGACTaatagtgtaatttacccaatattattttatttagatataaattaaaaaaagttaaaaggataTAGGAGGGATGAtaactagaggtgttcatgggccgggccgggccgggccaggcccaaattttttttagccCGTGTCCTATGCCCGGGTCctacccgaaatatgggcttgaaaTTTTGTCCGAGCCCACTGGAAAAAATTCTTAAGCCGAGCTCTGCCTACtacccatttttaataaacaccaaaaatttattttaaaaataaaaaataaaacaagtattttaaaattaaaaaatatatttattatattcgggccgggcccaggccaaaaaagtggtgcccgagtcCCGGCCCATTTCTAAActggcctcattttttgcccaaacccatatttcgggcctatatttttacttgaaccctcccatattttgggcaATTGTTTCGGGCCGGGCAGGCCGCCTACCCATAAACACCTCTAATGATAACCATATAAGAAAGGTAGGAgtaggaatatatatatatatatatatatatatatatatatataatacattaaattattttattattttcttaattatgtaattagataaaatttgagattcaAGATATTTGTATACGTTGTCGTACTTTTATTTAGAGGCCACAATTAATAATGTCTTGAAATAGATAGAGCTTAGCTTCCCTCAACTTGATATTcgacatttattttattttcatttcaaatttagaGTCAAAGagaaattaatgtaaaataaattatatttttctagcATTAGAACAAATGGAcaacttgtttttattttattttattacaaccacagatttttcttaaatcatattttaaaaaataattaatatttttgtcagTTGAGTATTAGTTTGATTGACACGGATATCGTTCTCAATGCACGAGGATATGAGTTTAagtgcgctgaagcgcattattctcctatttaagggtCGAGAAAGACTGTGAATAGTTCTAGACATTATGtcaaaaacattattataaaatattatgtgtaaataaatattattttaataatttgttaaaatttgattaaaataaatttaatctagGATATAATtaacgaatatatatatatagacatttattattaagttaaaattctattttaaatttttttgtaaaataaaatattttcatcaaaacccaaaatagataattcattaattataagaaaaaatatataaatataacttttaacGGATATCCAAGAAAACTCTTGAAAGTTTTCCTTTACTAATCTTAAAATTGATCTCAAGTAATTAGGGAGACACGTGTAACAACTTAAAGGCAAGTTGGTCTTACtcaaaaaagtcaaaaccagtgaaacgacgccgttgcTTAGAACGTCTATAAAAACCCACGCAGACAAGAGGAAAACTTAAGCTCGAAAATTCCATCTGCCGccaaaaaaagattttaaaaaaccTTTCCACCGTAAAAAATGCCGCGGAAAGGAATGAGGAGTCTTTGTTTCAGCCCTGAAACGCCGTTGTTTCAAGGGTCGGTGTCACCATCATCTTCGATAACCTCGCCGGCCAGTGGATTCTCCGAATCCATGATCGAGCAAATCATTGACACGGCCGCTATCATCGTCGCAAAATGGGACGGGGAAACCTCGCCGTACGCTAAGGTGACCTCTATGTTCTACGAAAGCAAAAGAGAAGCCATGCACTTCATCAGATCCGTCAACGACCTGCGAAAAATCATGCATTTTCTCGTTTCCGGTCAAGATTCCGGTTCGGAAAACCTCATTCGAGCTCAACGTTTGATGCAAATCGCAATGAAGAGGCTTCAAAAGGAGTTTTACCAGATTTTATCGATGAACCGGGCTCATTTGGATCCGGAATCGGTTTCCACTCGATCATCACGGACATCCACGCAATCAAGCTTGTCGGATTACGATTACGATGCTTCACCGGACTATGAAATCGGCGCCGCCAAAGAATCCATCTCTGAAGTTGAAGAAGTTTCTTTCATGGCGATGTCAGATCTGAAATCGATAGCGGATTGTATGATCGGTTCTGGTTACGCTAAAGAATGCGTTCAAATTTATAACATGATTCGGAAATCGATTATCAATGAAGGTATTTATAAGCTCGGAATCGAAAAAGTAAGCTCGTCGAAGATCAATAAAATGGAGTGGGATGTActgaatttgaaaatcaagGACTGGTTAGAAGCCATGAAGATTTCAATGAGGACGCTTTTTACTGGAGAAAGAATCCTATGCGATTTCGtcttttcctcgtcggattccATTAGAGAATCTTGCTTTTCGGAGATTACAAAAGAAGGTGCCCTCCTTCTGTTTGAATTCCCCGAAGTCGTCGGTAAGGTGAAAAAATCGTCGCCGGAGAGAATTTTCCGACTTCTCGGCATGTACACGGCTATTTCAGATAACTGGCCAGAGATCGAAACGATCTTTTCTTTTGAATCGATTTCAGCCGTTCGATCCCAAGCTCTTAACTCGATGGCTCGACTCAGTGAGTCAGTGCGGTTGTTATTATTAGATTTTGAGTCCATGATCCGAAAGGACTCGTCCAAAACGACTGTTCCTGGCGGCGGTATTCATCCTCTGACGATCTACTCTATGAATTACCTCACTGCCCTAGGCGATTACGGTAACATCCTCGCCGACATTATCTCGGACTGGCCACCGCCGGCGATATCATCTTTGCCAGAAATCTCCTTTTACAGTCCTGTTTCCAATGAATCTCCGGCAGCGCCCATCTCCGACCGCATTTCGCGGCTAATTATCGTCCTACTCTGCAAACTCGATAGCAAAGCCAAGTATTACAAAGACGCCGCCGTTTCATACCTATTCTTAGCCAACAATCTCCAATACGTAATCTCCAGGATCCATAAATCCAATCTCCATTCCTTACTCAGTAAGGAATGGATCACTAAACACGAAGTCAAGGTGAACCAGCTCGCAACGAGCTACGAGCGGTTCGCATGGGGCAACGTACTCGCCTCGTTGCCGGCAAATCCAACGGCTCCGATGAAACCGGCGGAAGCCAAAGAATGTTTCAGGAAATTCAGTATAAGCTTCGAAGATGCGTATTGGAAGCAGATTTCTTGCGTCGTGCCCAACTCAATGCTCAGAGACCAAATCAAAGTATCCATCGGAAGGAAACTCGTCGCCGTTTACCAGAACTTTTTCGATTCCCATAAATCGACGATCGGAGATGAAAAGAGCATCACATTGTTCGTCAGGTTTTACCCTGAAGACGTCGGGAATTACTTGTCGGATTTGTTCATTCGGACGCTTACTTCCGGCGGCGGTTCATCTCCGTCTTCTTCCTCTTAGTCTCACCGGCGGCATTTGCAATTGCCATTGAAAAGCCTTagaattttattatgttaattttatgaCGATTTTTTTCTAATCGttaaaaaagttagaaaaaatcGTCGATGATTATTATTTGTTAGGTAGTTATATAACGGgttctttttttccttccaaattttatttgcataataGTCCTTCAACATCTGTGATATTTCATATACCGCACAGATTTTGAAGATTCAATTCTCTTATTGCTGGTTTGttgaaagagaaataaatttatgtacGATCTGTGTacataatttcttaaataatataaatctgatttattattattaatttattttttacgcCCTCTACCGGTAAAACCTCAAATTATTGTCTAGACAATGTCTaatgattataaataaaattagataaattagaTTTGCTGGAATTTATggtttaaaaatagattaaataattaaaatattttagtaaaataaataaaacttatttttaatttggttaaattagCTCCT
This genomic window contains:
- the LOC105801665 gene encoding uncharacterized protein LOC105801665; the encoded protein is MGDPSASYIHMVHHLIEECLIFNMSKEECMEALSKHANIKPVITSTVWNELQKENNEFFEAYTKGRDQRANELEQRQTQLINASIKENQKN
- the LOC105761817 gene encoding exocyst complex component EXO70H1, translating into MPRKGMRSLCFSPETPLFQGSVSPSSSITSPASGFSESMIEQIIDTAAIIVAKWDGETSPYAKVTSMFYESKREAMHFIRSVNDLRKIMHFLVSGQDSGSENLIRAQRLMQIAMKRLQKEFYQILSMNRAHLDPESVSTRSSRTSTQSSLSDYDYDASPDYEIGAAKESISEVEEVSFMAMSDLKSIADCMIGSGYAKECVQIYNMIRKSIINEGIYKLGIEKVSSSKINKMEWDVLNLKIKDWLEAMKISMRTLFTGERILCDFVFSSSDSIRESCFSEITKEGALLLFEFPEVVGKVKKSSPERIFRLLGMYTAISDNWPEIETIFSFESISAVRSQALNSMARLSESVRLLLLDFESMIRKDSSKTTVPGGGIHPLTIYSMNYLTALGDYGNILADIISDWPPPAISSLPEISFYSPVSNESPAAPISDRISRLIIVLLCKLDSKAKYYKDAAVSYLFLANNLQYVISRIHKSNLHSLLSKEWITKHEVKVNQLATSYERFAWGNVLASLPANPTAPMKPAEAKECFRKFSISFEDAYWKQISCVVPNSMLRDQIKVSIGRKLVAVYQNFFDSHKSTIGDEKSITLFVRFYPEDVGNYLSDLFIRTLTSGGGSSPSSSS